From a single Miscanthus floridulus cultivar M001 chromosome 8, ASM1932011v1, whole genome shotgun sequence genomic region:
- the LOC136469460 gene encoding uncharacterized protein, which produces MPTESQQTSARGSGRRAGPTVAQPGAAGAEVGEGVAEDGGGARRARMPGAPRGEAGLAGAGGTASAAKASGGGRHGHGHGTGTVWCDQGDRGRGWHVGRGEGRGAGAGCRRWRGLPALARPRWRHGVGGWARGRRRDRQGDRCGVGGPALARGATAQRSPARRPA; this is translated from the coding sequence ATGCCGACGGAGTCACAGCAGACGTCGGCgcgtgggtcaggccgacgaGCCGGGCCAACGGTGGCACAACCGGGCGCTGCAGGTGCTGAGGTCGGCGAGGGCGTGGCCGAGGacggcggtggcgcgcggcgggcgcggaTGCCCGGCGCTCCGCGCGGTGAGGCCGGCTTGGCGGGCGCGGGCGGCACGGCGAGCGCAGCCAAGGCCAGCGGTGGCGGGCGGCATGGTCACGGTCACGGCACCGGCACGGTGTGGTGCGACCAAGGCGACCGCGGGCGCGGGTggcacgtcgggcgaggcgagggccGCGGGGCGGGCGCGGGCTGCCGGCGCTGGCGCGGGCTGCCGGCGCTGGCGCGGCCGCGGTGGCGGCACGGCGTGGGCGGCTGGGCGCGTGGCAGGCGCAGGGACCGGCAAGGAGACCGGTGCGGCGTGGGCGGTCCGGCGCTAGCGCGGGGCGCGACGGCCCAGCGTAGCCCGGCGAGGAGACCGGCCTAG